The segment tttaaacAGGAATGTTTGATAGAAACAACTGTGGAGCGATAAACTTCAACGACTTTGGTTCTCTCTGGAAGTACGTGGTTGACTGGCAAAACTGCTTCCGCTCATTCGACAGGGATAATTCCGGAAACATCGACAAAGAGGAGTTGAAGCAGGCTCTCGTCACCTTTGGCTACAGATTGTCAGACAACCTGATATCGCTGCTTCTTCGAAAGTTCGACAGAAATGGCCAGGGAACCATCTATTTTGACGACTTCATTCAGTGTTGTGTTGTATTGTCGGTAAGTCTGTTAAATTGGCATGCAACAcatgatttcttttgacattAACACGTctcctttaaaatatttaagtcgTCAGCCAGCCTTTAAGTACTCTAGTTCCgtaaaaacccgcatttttccggcaTAGAGCccacagtttttatttatgatgctgcaattttctgctttttcccAATAgacttgcttttttaaaaaaaaagatctAAAATCCTcatgaaagatttaaaaaaatccactttgtGTTAGCGGAGAGATTGCAAATAGCTCAGCAACCAAAATGTGAATTTACTTGTTGcaggaaaaggaaaacattCAATTCAACAGTTAAGTTAAAACTCATGTGTTTGTTGATTGGAAATACAATTCAGCGTGAACCTGCTAAAGCGGGTTTGAACTTTTTGTAAAGCACCCCTTTTTTAGAGGTGCTAGgcttgcattttttgctttatcaCTCggtagtttaaaattttttaacaatttctcgcccaagaaatgaattaatttcattttcccatatgaaaatctaaaatttactgtggcaatggtcaaaatttcctcgactgtctgtattttttcttttaaatcatcagtgcctcaatttctcaaaatatttactctgaCAATTCTTAaggtcgaggtcatgagcaaaaaattagaaaattattgaaaactaaaatgcCTGCAcgaaactgtttaaaattgaaaaaagaaacgctttttaccactgaactgcattttttaagcCAGTTGGCAGGCAGCGTTGTGTGTACCAGGAGCGCTATGACCAATGTTGTGTAACAAACGGTGTCCCAATCGTTTGGGGCCACACTCAACACAGTCATTACGTCTATAGGGGTAATCGCttttgagaattttgattGGCGGCTGGCTTTCCGGCACAGAGCCATCAATACAGACGTCAGCAGCCGActggaaaaatttctttggGTCGGCTGGCTTGCTTTTTAAGACTGGAAAAGTCGAGAGTTGCAACACAAAACACTCTGCATTacaaaaaactgtatttttttgcaatcatGCGCGTTTTTTCCTAaccacatgcatttttattgaagataaaaattatcataatgcTAGATGAcataaaatatcgattttaaaaaagccactggtttcacaaaaaaaaattaacactgtTTGTAATGTTCCCAAATATCTGATCTTTTTGGGGTGTACcggaaaaattcagaaaaagccctcagtgggctgggtcctgGTGCGCTAATaatatccgttcgcggtgttattggcacctggttttcagcattcgtgccagtgcagtgcgcgtcCTTCCCGGTCCTTTGGACcgggataaaaagcaaaaaatgttagaattgaatttattccatttttccctgtgataatttaatatttactggcgcagtgttcaaaatttcctcttctgtgcaattttttcttttaaataggCCCCAATTTCTCCACAAATTTCTctctgataatttttcaagtcaagcttataatcagaaaaaattttaaaactgaggtgcgaacattgcctgcaagaaattggttaaaattgaaaaatttttgaagcGAGTTTCATGCAAACCTGATTACTTTTAAGCCAGCGTTTGGTTACGCAAGTAGCAAGTGTCGAAACAAGTGTTCCCTCGCTGGGACCGGCTGACTGTTGCCACCATCAATTTtgcgcttttttaattttcgtagTTTTGACATAGCttttttgaagaattaaaGTTTAATAATACAGATAGAAGTTGTGTAATCTTCTGCGCTTTATTATGGGCTGTTGTCGCTTTGACActggtgaaaaaaaaattaattgtgttgCTCGTCAATTCCTTTTTTTGGCCTGTTACGCAactatatttcaaaatgtgtCACTTTTGTgcttacaaataattttaatttttttattttcagaccCTGACGAATGCATTCCGTACCTATGACACAGATATGGACGGCGTGATACAGATTCACTACGAACAGTTCCTGACGATGGTGTTCAGTGCAAGGGTTTGATCATTTCTACACGTCAGCAAATTCCAGTGGCCAATCGTTTAATATGTTCCTCACCAGCTTTACCACCTACTTCAACACGCTCgccttcaaatttttttcttcaatctaaattttatatataccTCCAAACCTAACTAATTAAAGTATTTCGAAATTTCCGAGGTACATTATTAAGTAGTGGCACTTGATAACCGTGAGTTAacaataagaataaaaaaactggaGCTGGACACAGACAGAGAAGACCACATTTTTCGCTTGCAAGTTTCTAATTCctgatgtgtttttttttaatatttattgctcaaaGTGTTAATTTAGTTCAAagtggtaatttttaattaataaattttcatctaatgGAACGCATGTCATGCCTTCAGTCTTACAATTTTcacgtgaaatttaaaataacgttGGCAAAGTTGAagctataaatatataaaaaaatctttttgccTGTTAAAACTGCTGtctttcataataaataaagaaatacaaaaagaTTATCTCCACACCAATTGTTGAGTTTCTTTCTACGCATGGTTTGCTCGACCGGAGGCTGAATTTTCTCGATTTGACAAAAAtggctaaattaaataaattgactgtttagtgttaatattttttt is part of the Cloeon dipterum chromosome 1, ieCloDipt1.1, whole genome shotgun sequence genome and harbors:
- the Alg-2 gene encoding programmed cell death protein 6 is translated as MAMPSREFLWDIFRRFDRDGSGTITANELQQALSNGSWTPFNPETVRVMIGMFDRNNCGAINFNDFGSLWKYVVDWQNCFRSFDRDNSGNIDKEELKQALVTFGYRLSDNLISLLLRKFDRNGQGTIYFDDFIQCCVVLSTLTNAFRTYDTDMDGVIQIHYEQFLTMVFSARV